The Altererythrobacter sp. Root672 genome includes a window with the following:
- a CDS encoding dihydroneopterin aldolase, which produces MQDSLILEIADFEHMVHTGIYSEETGKPQPLRLAVQVRMKPIAHYDPDTSLDASKNYMDLKFACSEALDGGTHFKLIEAVADHVCETLFLQDKRVEAVTVKIVKLALSEADEKIGITLHRERR; this is translated from the coding sequence ATGCAAGACAGCCTGATCCTCGAGATCGCCGACTTCGAGCACATGGTCCACACCGGGATCTACTCCGAAGAGACCGGCAAGCCGCAACCGCTGCGCCTTGCCGTGCAAGTGCGCATGAAGCCGATCGCGCACTACGATCCCGACACCTCGCTCGACGCGAGCAAGAACTACATGGACCTGAAGTTCGCTTGTTCCGAAGCGCTCGACGGCGGGACACACTTCAAGCTGATCGAAGCGGTCGCCGACCATGTGTGCGAGACGCTGTTCCTGCAGGACAAGCGGGTCGAGGCGGTGACGGTGAAGATCGTCAAGCTGGCGCTGAGCGAGGCTGACGAGAAGATCGGCATCACGCTGCATCGCGAGCGGCGTTGA
- a CDS encoding Rossmann fold domain-containing protein, whose translation MTTRFVSAADLPEDPLNAAADFHTRILPELRENWDRIEEIIVSFDAAGHEHHAWRLAAIQQLAREAAPCRVNGVVVSPDHLAAAAEAINYLSTAPGITGQILTVDGKSGEND comes from the coding sequence ATGACCACACGGTTCGTTAGCGCGGCCGATCTTCCAGAAGATCCGCTCAACGCTGCAGCGGACTTCCACACGAGAATCCTGCCCGAGCTCCGCGAAAACTGGGACCGGATCGAGGAGATCATTGTGTCTTTCGATGCTGCCGGTCACGAGCACCACGCATGGCGGTTGGCGGCTATTCAGCAATTGGCGCGGGAAGCAGCGCCCTGCCGGGTCAATGGTGTCGTTGTGTCACCTGACCACCTGGCTGCCGCAGCCGAGGCGATCAACTATCTCAGCACGGCTCCCGGTATCACAGGCCAAATCCTCACCGTGGATGGCAAATCCGGCGAAAACGACTAG
- the moaA gene encoding GTP 3',8-cyclase MoaA: MSCSAPLVDAFNRRITYLRLSVTDRCDLRCTYCMPEQMQFLPRKEVLSLEELHKLALAFIDRGISKIRLTGGEPLVRRDMIELVQALGRKLGDGLEELTLTTNGTQLAQHADDLVAAGIRRINVSLDTMDNGLFQTLSRRDRLGQVLQGIAAAKEAGLKVKINTVALKNLNEAEIPFLVEWAHAHGHDMTLIEVMPLGEVEGERVDHYLPLTVVQDALEARWTLVPSEYRSGGPARYFDVPETGGRLGLITPLTNNFCAGCNRIRVTATGQLYACLGGAEQVDLRAALRSEAPDENLAAALDEAMRIKPERHHFRIERGQEPAQPRHMSLTGG, from the coding sequence ATGAGTTGCTCTGCCCCTCTCGTTGACGCGTTCAATCGGCGCATCACCTATCTCCGCCTGTCGGTGACCGACCGGTGCGATTTGCGCTGCACCTATTGCATGCCGGAGCAGATGCAGTTCCTGCCGCGCAAGGAAGTGCTCAGCCTCGAAGAGCTGCACAAGCTCGCGCTGGCCTTCATTGACCGCGGTATCTCCAAGATCCGCCTGACCGGGGGCGAGCCGCTCGTCCGGCGCGACATGATCGAGCTGGTCCAGGCGCTTGGCCGCAAGCTCGGCGATGGACTGGAGGAGCTGACGCTCACCACCAACGGTACGCAGCTTGCTCAGCATGCCGATGACCTGGTGGCTGCCGGCATCCGTCGGATCAACGTCTCGCTCGACACGATGGACAATGGCCTGTTCCAGACACTGAGCCGCCGCGACCGGCTCGGCCAGGTGCTGCAGGGCATTGCCGCGGCCAAGGAGGCGGGGCTCAAGGTCAAGATTAACACCGTCGCGCTCAAGAACCTCAACGAGGCGGAGATTCCGTTCCTCGTCGAATGGGCCCACGCGCACGGGCATGACATGACCCTGATCGAGGTCATGCCTCTCGGCGAGGTCGAGGGCGAGCGTGTCGATCACTACCTGCCGTTGACCGTGGTTCAGGACGCGCTCGAAGCGCGCTGGACGCTGGTGCCGAGCGAATACCGTTCGGGCGGTCCGGCGCGTTATTTCGACGTGCCGGAGACGGGCGGCCGCCTCGGCCTGATCACGCCGCTGACCAACAACTTCTGCGCCGGCTGCAACCGCATCCGCGTGACGGCGACCGGGCAGCTCTACGCTTGCCTCGGCGGGGCGGAGCAGGTCGATTTGCGCGCCGCGCTGCGTTCCGAGGCGCCGGATGAGAACCTGGCCGCTGCGCTCGACGAGGCCATGCGGATCAAGCCCGAACGCCACCACTTCCGCATCGAACGCGGCCAGGAACCGGCACAGCCGCGTCATATGTCGCTCACCGGCGGCTGA
- a CDS encoding MoaD/ThiS family protein: MSVKLVFLGKLADLAGAPEKLVPGPLDWAGLLAALPGPLGENARGDRVKLALNGKILSDKTLLSAAAGDEVALLPPVSGG; the protein is encoded by the coding sequence GTGTCCGTAAAGCTCGTCTTCCTGGGCAAGCTGGCCGATCTCGCGGGCGCGCCCGAGAAGCTCGTGCCGGGACCGCTCGACTGGGCGGGATTGCTCGCGGCGCTTCCCGGACCGTTGGGGGAGAACGCCCGGGGTGACAGGGTCAAGCTGGCCCTGAACGGCAAGATCCTGTCCGACAAGACGTTGCTCTCGGCCGCAGCTGGCGACGAGGTTGCGCTGCTCCCTCCCGTCAGCGGAGGTTGA
- a CDS encoding molybdenum cofactor biosynthesis protein MoaE: MARDVRLLGHPLVPEAELAAFSAAHPAAGGITSFVGKVRPDKGVEALELSHYEPLTLPGMESLADEALARWPLDGLLLLHRTGVMQAGEPIVLVAAAARHRRDAFEAADFAMDHLKSNAWFWKREKRADGWHWIEPRQQDHSDLKRWG, from the coding sequence ATGGCGCGGGACGTTCGCCTGCTAGGTCACCCACTGGTGCCCGAGGCCGAACTCGCGGCCTTCTCGGCGGCTCATCCGGCGGCGGGCGGGATCACCAGCTTCGTCGGCAAAGTCCGCCCCGACAAGGGCGTGGAGGCGCTTGAACTCAGTCACTACGAACCGCTGACCCTGCCGGGCATGGAGTCGTTGGCAGATGAGGCTCTTGCCCGTTGGCCGCTCGACGGCTTGCTGCTGCTTCACCGCACTGGCGTGATGCAGGCGGGTGAGCCGATCGTTCTGGTCGCCGCTGCCGCTCGCCACCGCCGCGACGCTTTCGAAGCCGCGGACTTCGCCATGGACCACCTCAAGAGCAACGCTTGGTTCTGGAAGCGCGAAAAGCGCGCCGACGGTTGGCACTGGATCGAACCGCGACAACAGGACCATTCCGACCTGAAGCGCTGGGGTTAA
- a CDS encoding Crp/Fnr family transcriptional regulator yields MRDRAACSVLTEHERETLARSGRSRKLKRGEVLFAAGDENSACATLLRGALKVTSVDEQGTERILAIVHPSGFIGELFAPFAHHDVVALTDSELCVFPRSEMGRAIDLNPKLSQALLRRSQEDLLQSRELLALSGRRGAPSKVAGLMMGIAEGASDSSCHAAREFELPLTRGEIAGMLGLTIETVSRALTKFERDGVIRRKGARGIELLDPARLGWVAEGAEG; encoded by the coding sequence GTGAGGGACCGGGCGGCCTGCTCAGTCCTGACCGAGCACGAGCGCGAGACGCTGGCCCGCTCGGGCCGTTCGCGTAAACTCAAGCGCGGCGAGGTGCTGTTCGCGGCCGGCGACGAGAACTCCGCCTGCGCCACCTTGCTCAGGGGCGCGCTCAAGGTGACGAGCGTCGATGAGCAGGGCACCGAGCGAATCCTCGCTATCGTCCACCCTTCGGGCTTCATCGGCGAACTGTTCGCCCCGTTCGCTCACCACGACGTGGTCGCCCTCACCGACAGCGAGCTGTGCGTTTTCCCGCGCAGCGAGATGGGCCGGGCGATCGACCTCAACCCCAAGTTGAGCCAGGCGCTGCTGCGCCGCTCGCAGGAAGATCTGCTGCAGAGTCGCGAACTGCTCGCCCTCAGCGGCCGACGCGGCGCGCCCTCCAAGGTCGCAGGGCTGATGATGGGCATCGCCGAAGGGGCGAGCGATTCGTCGTGCCATGCGGCGCGCGAGTTCGAACTGCCGCTGACTCGCGGCGAGATCGCCGGGATGCTCGGCCTGACGATTGAAACGGTCAGCCGCGCGCTCACCAAGTTCGAGCGCGACGGCGTGATCCGGCGAAAGGGTGCGCGCGGGATCGAATTGCTCGACCCCGCGCGGCTGGGCTGGGTTGCGGAAGGCGCGGAAGGCTAG
- the rplU gene encoding 50S ribosomal protein L21 yields MFAVVRTGGKQYRVAPGDKIAVEKLAGEAGDTITLGDVLLAGEGSDIKDAAKVKVSAEIIAQAKSEKVVVFKKRRRHNYRRKAGHRQQMTLLRIVAVGDSKAEAPKKAAAVKVEAPKAEAAPVAVKETKAAKPAPKKEAAAEKPVAAKKAPAKKPAAKKAD; encoded by the coding sequence ATGTTCGCAGTAGTGCGCACGGGCGGCAAGCAGTATCGCGTCGCCCCCGGAGACAAGATCGCGGTCGAGAAGCTGGCTGGTGAAGCCGGTGACACGATCACGCTGGGTGACGTTCTGCTCGCCGGCGAAGGCAGCGACATCAAGGATGCCGCCAAGGTCAAGGTTTCGGCCGAGATCATCGCCCAGGCGAAGAGCGAGAAGGTCGTCGTCTTCAAGAAGCGTCGGCGGCACAACTACCGCCGTAAGGCCGGTCACCGCCAGCAGATGACCCTGCTGCGCATCGTGGCCGTGGGTGATTCGAAGGCGGAAGCGCCGAAGAAGGCCGCCGCTGTGAAGGTCGAGGCGCCGAAGGCTGAAGCCGCTCCGGTCGCTGTGAAGGAAACCAAGGCTGCGAAGCCGGCTCCGAAGAAGGAAGCCGCTGCCGAGAAGCCCGTCGCCGCCAAGAAGGCACCGGCCAAGAAGCCGGCTGCCAAGAAGGCCGACTAA
- the rpmA gene encoding 50S ribosomal protein L27, translating to MAHKKAGGSSRNGRDSAGRRLGVKKFGGQEVVGGNIIIRQRGTRVYPGVNVGLGKDHTLFALTAGKVRFHDGKQSRKYVSVDAMAEAAE from the coding sequence ATGGCACATAAAAAAGCAGGCGGCAGCTCGCGCAACGGTCGCGATTCGGCTGGTCGTCGCCTCGGCGTGAAGAAGTTCGGCGGCCAGGAAGTTGTCGGCGGCAACATCATCATCCGTCAGCGCGGCACCCGCGTCTATCCGGGCGTCAATGTCGGCCTTGGCAAGGATCACACCCTGTTTGCGCTTACCGCGGGCAAAGTGCGATTCCACGATGGCAAGCAGAGCCGCAAGTACGTGTCCGTGGACGCGATGGCAGAAGCAGCCGAATAA
- a CDS encoding GNAT family N-acetyltransferase, whose translation MFIRTERLFLRPGWIEDAPELARAIGDESIVRNLARVPWPYCMDHARQWLTTPKPEKLPSFLITVPEENGRIIGVCGFHEEQGEPAIGYWIARSHQGRGYATEANQAILKLAQAIGYRRVRADHFADNPASGRVLRKVGFVPTGRTSKRPSLARGTTSLSVEYSAELDDGCSARMPVAA comes from the coding sequence ATGTTCATTCGCACCGAGAGGCTGTTCCTGCGGCCTGGCTGGATAGAGGACGCGCCGGAACTGGCCCGCGCCATCGGCGACGAATCGATCGTGCGTAACCTTGCCCGCGTGCCGTGGCCCTATTGCATGGACCACGCCCGCCAGTGGCTGACCACGCCCAAGCCCGAAAAGCTGCCGAGCTTTCTCATCACAGTGCCCGAAGAAAACGGGCGGATCATCGGCGTCTGCGGCTTCCACGAAGAGCAGGGCGAGCCGGCCATCGGCTACTGGATCGCCCGCTCGCACCAGGGGCGTGGCTATGCCACCGAGGCGAACCAGGCGATTCTCAAGCTAGCCCAGGCGATCGGATACCGCCGCGTGCGGGCGGACCACTTTGCCGATAATCCGGCCTCGGGCCGGGTGCTGCGCAAGGTCGGCTTCGTTCCAACGGGGCGGACCAGCAAGCGCCCAAGCCTGGCGCGGGGAACGACCTCGCTTTCGGTCGAATACTCGGCCGAACTGGACGACGGTTGCTCTGCTCGAATGCCGGTAGCTGCATGA